The following DNA comes from candidate division WOR-3 bacterium.
ACAAAACCTTTTGATAAGGAAGAACTTATTAATATTATCAATAAGCTTATTAAAAAAGAAATTATAGAAAAAGACATAAAAAAGAAAAGAGTTAAAGAGAAAATAGAAGTAATAGGAGAAAATATTAAATTCAAAAGAATAGTTGAAAAAGCTAAGGTCTCTGCCAAAACTGATTTTCCAGTTCTTATAATAGGAGAAAGCGGAACCGGAAAGGAAGTAATTGCAAGACTTATACATGAAAATTCAAAAAGGAGTGAAAATATTTTCCTCCCTATTAATTGTTCTGCTATACCTTCAGAACTTATAGAGTCAGAACTTTTTGGTTATAAAAAAGGAGCCTTCACAGGAGCTACAAGGGATTTTGAAGGGGTCTTTAAAGCAGCAGAAGGTGGAACAGTTCTTTTAGATGAAATTTCTGAAATGCCTTTAAATATACAGGCAAAGCTATTAAGAGTAATTGAGACAAAAAAGGTTAAACCCCTCGGATACTCAAATGAAATAGATGTTGATGTTAGAATAATAGCAACAAGCAATTTAAGTTTAAAAGAACTTCTATCAGGAAAAATGAGACATGACCTTTTTTACAGATTCGTTATAGTTATTGAAATTCCCCCTTTAAGGGAAAGAAAGGATGATATACCTTTGCTATTTGATTACTTTCTAACAAAATATTCCGAAATCTTAGGAATAAAAAAACCCTTTGTGGATAAAAGGGTAATTGAAATTTTAAATTCCTATAATTTTCCTGGAAATGTCAGGGAACTTGAAAATATAAGTCAAAGGATTTTAACCTTCTATAAAGAAAATATAGGAGAAGAAGAAATTTTAAACGTGCTAAGAGAAATTGAAGAAACAAGAGAAATTGAAAGGGAAAAAATTATTAAAGTCATAGAGGAATGCGAAGGAAATAAGAAGAAAGCAGCAGAAATTCTTGGAATATCAAGATCAACTTTATATAGAAAATTAAAGGAATTAAAAATTGAAAATTAGAAAAAAACAAATTTATAATAAAACTCTATGATTGATAGAAAAACACTACGTGAGAATCCTGAGAGGATTAAAGAAGGACTTCTAAAAAGAGGTTACAAATTTAATATTGATGAACTTTTAGAAAAAGAAAAATTATATAGAGAAATTTTAACCTCAATTAACAATTTAAAAACAGAAAGAAATAAATTGACAGATGAAATTAAAAGACTAAAATCAGAAAATAGAAACGCAGAGGAACTTATTGAAAAATCAAAAAATATTGGAAAAAAAATTGAAGAACTTGAAAATAAAGAAAAAGAGTTAGAAAAGGAAATAGAAGAAAAACTCCTTGAAATTCCCAATA
Coding sequences within:
- a CDS encoding sigma-54 dependent transcriptional regulator; this translates as MHKILIVEDDNLLARTLKKLFNKRNLEAEIVNNGKEALKKLKENPEFSIILTDLVMPEMGGMELIEEVKKFFPEIEIIVMTGYGDIKTAVEAMKKGASDFLTKPFDKEELINIINKLIKKEIIEKDIKKKRVKEKIEVIGENIKFKRIVEKAKVSAKTDFPVLIIGESGTGKEVIARLIHENSKRSENIFLPINCSAIPSELIESELFGYKKGAFTGATRDFEGVFKAAEGGTVLLDEISEMPLNIQAKLLRVIETKKVKPLGYSNEIDVDVRIIATSNLSLKELLSGKMRHDLFYRFVIVIEIPPLRERKDDIPLLFDYFLTKYSEILGIKKPFVDKRVIEILNSYNFPGNVRELENISQRILTFYKENIGEEEILNVLREIEETREIEREKIIKVIEECEGNKKKAAEILGISRSTLYRKLKELKIEN